Proteins encoded together in one Streptomyces sp. NBC_01216 window:
- a CDS encoding VG15 protein, with translation MSPSPDAQDHVEARKRLAEATVRATHAVWRDIDRDNIYSSWLLLLGRLLAIVSGGQLAAASSTNLWLRQLLGLPPPEYPEERLVPSSLVGVDGAGRPLAAVLMAPMWSALRLVAQGRPVAQSMAHGQALLDVIVRTAVADTGRAADQVGMVARRDVTTYVRVPNAGACSRCLVLAGIRVGGVSTAFQRHPNCHCGMEPVTSSSRPEPFDAKDLYDEMSPAQRRKTFGEAGMKAIDAGADIAQVVNARRGMSSASVFGKKLLVTSEGVTSRGLAGKRLKNLEKVPGQRYRVSQTPRLMPEEIFRLADDREHAIRLLRTHSYIV, from the coding sequence ATGAGCCCGTCACCCGATGCACAGGACCATGTCGAAGCGCGGAAGAGGCTCGCTGAGGCGACGGTGCGGGCGACACACGCGGTGTGGCGGGACATTGATCGGGACAACATCTACAGCTCCTGGCTGCTGCTCCTGGGCCGGCTGCTGGCGATCGTGTCCGGCGGGCAGCTGGCCGCGGCTTCGTCGACGAACCTGTGGTTGCGGCAGTTGCTCGGTCTGCCGCCGCCCGAGTATCCAGAGGAACGCCTGGTGCCGTCCTCGCTTGTCGGCGTGGACGGTGCGGGCAGACCGCTGGCTGCGGTGCTGATGGCCCCGATGTGGTCAGCGCTTCGGCTGGTTGCCCAAGGCCGGCCGGTGGCGCAGTCCATGGCACACGGTCAGGCGCTGCTGGACGTCATCGTGCGCACGGCCGTGGCGGACACGGGCCGGGCTGCGGACCAAGTGGGCATGGTCGCTCGCCGGGACGTCACCACCTACGTGCGGGTGCCGAACGCGGGTGCGTGCTCGCGGTGTCTGGTACTCGCGGGGATTCGGGTGGGCGGGGTGTCGACGGCGTTTCAGCGGCACCCGAACTGCCACTGCGGTATGGAGCCGGTCACCTCGTCGTCGCGGCCGGAGCCGTTCGACGCGAAGGACCTGTACGACGAGATGTCGCCGGCCCAGCGGAGGAAGACGTTCGGTGAGGCCGGGATGAAGGCCATCGACGCTGGCGCCGACATTGCGCAGGTCGTCAACGCCCGCCGTGGCATGTCCAGCGCCAGCGTGTTCGGGAAGAAGCTGTTGGTCACCTCGGAGGGCGTAACCAGCCGCGGCCTGGCGGGCAAGCGGCTGAAGAACCTGGAGAAGGTGCCCGGTCAGCGCTACCGCGTCAGCCAGACGCCCCGGTTGATGCCGGAGGAGATCTTCCGGCTCGCCGACGACCGCGAGCACGCCATCAGGCTGCTGCGCACCCACAGCTACATCGTCTGA
- a CDS encoding AAA family ATPase has protein sequence MENVRPFPHQADHDDLNLLDSERFVLGTAMNDARTVHIMRGLIRGADFSKPAHELIWNTICALVDRGAATLYTSVAAELDRTKELRRAGGLPYLTILADYVGGGDADHWASKVRAASDLRTEADLGRRIVQAATAEGAEPGVSVTFIDDYLQRQKERAAGRSGDPADALLAELLDASSLDNMPVLEPLVGDLLHLDSLARIIGPSGHMKSFVVIDIAAHVGTGKPWHGHHVRQGTVVYLVAEGARGIRKRVRAWEKHNGVKMDHVLFMPRPVQTRGPEWDTFIEAMRRLQPALIIIDTQARVSVGVEENSNTELGIVVERLDDLRRATEACVLVIHHTGHIGEHGRGASAAKGALQSEFHVSKKGDNASNIIVTFKVGKQKDDEEGDDLQFGLKVVTLDGEQKPDGRPVTSVVLESLDLTQNGPLPGTAGYIAQQLDQAGVPAHYGRDRLRSECIRIGIQARTELLAEVARIRKHKTGQNGTEHLSPNLSPALPTTPDPIPGTGTGKTPGQTCPGQDGDSTGQAVDPTCPLPPPLGRGQVEQPAPCCTVCDTPLHGYRLDRGYTTCLEHDTPAA, from the coding sequence GTGGAGAACGTCCGCCCCTTCCCGCACCAGGCGGACCATGACGACCTCAACCTGCTCGACTCCGAGCGGTTCGTCCTCGGCACCGCCATGAACGACGCCCGCACCGTCCACATCATGCGCGGCCTCATCCGCGGCGCCGACTTCAGCAAGCCCGCCCACGAGCTGATCTGGAACACTATCTGCGCCCTCGTCGACCGCGGCGCAGCCACCCTCTACACCTCGGTCGCCGCCGAGCTCGACCGCACCAAGGAACTCCGCCGCGCCGGCGGTCTGCCCTACCTGACCATCCTTGCCGACTACGTCGGAGGCGGCGACGCCGACCACTGGGCCAGCAAAGTCCGCGCCGCATCTGACCTACGTACCGAGGCTGACCTCGGCCGCCGCATCGTCCAGGCCGCCACCGCCGAAGGCGCCGAGCCCGGCGTCTCCGTCACCTTCATCGACGACTACCTCCAGCGGCAGAAGGAACGCGCCGCCGGCCGCTCCGGCGACCCCGCCGACGCGCTTCTAGCCGAACTCCTCGACGCCTCCAGCCTCGACAACATGCCCGTCCTGGAGCCACTCGTCGGCGACCTCCTCCACCTCGACTCCCTGGCCCGGATCATCGGCCCCTCCGGGCATATGAAGTCCTTCGTCGTCATCGACATCGCCGCCCATGTCGGCACCGGCAAGCCCTGGCACGGCCACCATGTTCGGCAGGGCACCGTCGTCTACCTCGTCGCCGAAGGCGCCCGCGGCATCCGCAAGCGCGTCCGGGCCTGGGAGAAGCACAACGGCGTGAAGATGGACCACGTTCTGTTCATGCCGCGCCCCGTGCAAACCCGCGGCCCCGAGTGGGACACGTTCATCGAGGCCATGCGGCGCCTCCAGCCCGCGCTCATCATCATCGACACCCAGGCCCGCGTGTCCGTCGGCGTCGAGGAGAACTCCAACACGGAGCTGGGCATCGTCGTGGAGCGCCTCGACGACCTCCGCCGCGCCACCGAGGCATGTGTCCTCGTCATCCACCACACCGGGCACATCGGTGAGCACGGCCGCGGCGCCTCGGCCGCCAAGGGTGCGCTCCAGTCCGAGTTCCACGTGTCGAAGAAGGGCGACAACGCCTCCAACATCATCGTCACCTTCAAAGTTGGCAAGCAGAAGGACGACGAGGAAGGCGACGACCTCCAGTTCGGCCTCAAGGTCGTCACCCTCGACGGCGAACAGAAACCCGACGGCCGGCCGGTCACTTCCGTTGTCCTGGAGTCCCTCGACCTCACCCAGAACGGCCCCCTGCCCGGCACCGCCGGCTACATCGCCCAGCAGCTTGATCAGGCCGGCGTGCCCGCCCACTACGGCCGCGACCGACTCCGCTCCGAGTGCATCCGCATCGGAATCCAGGCCCGCACCGAACTCCTCGCCGAAGTCGCCCGCATTCGGAAACACAAGACCGGACAGAACGGGACGGAACACCTGTCCCCGAACCTGTCCCCGGCCCTGCCGACCACACCTGACCCCATCCCGGGGACAGGGACAGGCAAAACCCCAGGCCAAACCTGTCCCGGACAGGACGGGGACAGTACGGGACAGGCCGTAGATCCAACCTGTCCCCTCCCCCCTCCTCTAGGGAGGGGACAGGTGGAACAGCCCGCCCCCTGCTGCACCGTCTGCGACACCCCACTCCACGGCTACCGACTCGACCGCGGATACACCACCTGCCTCGAACACGACACCCCCGCCGCCTGA
- a CDS encoding WhiB family transcriptional regulator, translating to MSDTRGISTDNTPDWRTQADCQRPGTDPEWWFPKGTTGPYLDQADDAKAFCRECPVALTCAQWAIRERISDGIYGGLTEGQRLTIARKGDLTGEQITKFVQAAWTRDTRDPLVDTYLRRTIQGDDGHVWWTRAVTSVSVAGRCYTPAQIAFELKHRRRPEGHVKAFCGQPYCVAAEHLGDNLTRWQRDHQQAA from the coding sequence GTGAGCGACACCCGCGGCATCAGCACCGACAACACACCGGACTGGCGCACTCAGGCCGACTGCCAGCGCCCCGGCACCGACCCTGAGTGGTGGTTCCCGAAGGGCACCACCGGCCCCTACCTCGACCAGGCCGACGACGCCAAGGCGTTCTGCCGCGAGTGCCCCGTCGCCCTCACCTGCGCCCAGTGGGCCATCCGGGAACGCATTTCCGACGGCATCTACGGAGGGCTCACTGAGGGCCAGCGCCTCACCATCGCACGCAAGGGCGACCTCACCGGCGAGCAGATCACCAAGTTCGTCCAGGCCGCGTGGACCCGCGACACCCGGGACCCGCTCGTCGACACCTACCTTCGGCGCACCATCCAGGGCGACGACGGCCACGTCTGGTGGACGCGGGCCGTGACGTCCGTGTCCGTCGCGGGCCGCTGCTACACGCCCGCCCAGATCGCGTTCGAGCTCAAGCACAGGCGCCGGCCCGAGGGCCACGTCAAGGCGTTCTGCGGCCAACCGTACTGCGTGGCCGCCGAGCACCTGGGCGACAACCTCACCCGCTGGCAGCGAGACCACCAGCAGGCCGCATGA
- a CDS encoding DUF6085 family protein, which yields MTQPSHFGATVQGRCPACGKTSLFLGEGGYVTCARLDCLHPEAATELLEQPDALRITSTLAQLTGAVAGVTARLDEHVNAVKRAVATRGVGDAR from the coding sequence GTGACCCAGCCCAGCCACTTCGGCGCCACCGTCCAAGGCCGCTGTCCCGCCTGCGGCAAGACCAGTCTCTTCCTCGGCGAAGGCGGCTACGTCACCTGCGCCCGCCTCGACTGCCTCCACCCGGAGGCAGCCACCGAGCTGCTGGAACAGCCCGACGCCCTGCGCATCACGTCCACCCTGGCCCAGCTCACCGGAGCCGTCGCCGGCGTCACCGCGCGCCTGGACGAGCACGTCAACGCCGTGAAGCGCGCGGTCGCCACACGCGGAGTGGGAGACGCCCGATGA
- a CDS encoding phage portal protein, giving the protein MATEAQALQLVALLESELIRRRGSIDVHTDYYRGKHRLKFASEEFAKFHGERYRDFSDNWTQVVADSPVERLTVTGFLASGEMEADKDLWEVWQVNGLDSDSQLGFLGAVTGARCFVLVWGDPNDPDMPVVTFEDASQSIVAYEPGSRTRRRAALKRWQDGSEDYATLYLPDGVWKFCRPLARQDKSPQMADVDEEIKGWQPRDMGDEPNPQPNPMGLVPMVELPNKPMLVDEPMSDVQGVIAMQDAINLLWAQLFTASDYASFPQRVILGAEPPTIPKLNSAGEIVGKQLVDITKFAVDRVMMFSGKDTKIAEWQAANLAMYTGIIEVAVGHLAAQTRTPQHYLIGKMANLSADSLLAAETGLVQRVDEKKLWFGQGLREVARLIALAKGQEAKARALRSGRVLWADSESRSHAQMADALLKLKQLGFPFQWLALKYGLTPTEVSDMLAMKEAELEMDPTAEITRQLMDGSSAAPNLPTAPEPEGGQDPAA; this is encoded by the coding sequence ATGGCTACGGAGGCGCAGGCTCTCCAGCTGGTCGCGCTGCTGGAGAGCGAGCTGATCCGGCGGCGAGGCAGCATCGACGTCCACACCGACTACTACCGCGGCAAGCACCGGCTCAAATTCGCGAGCGAGGAGTTTGCAAAGTTCCACGGCGAGCGCTACCGGGACTTCTCCGACAACTGGACCCAGGTGGTTGCGGACTCCCCCGTGGAGCGGCTGACCGTGACGGGGTTCCTCGCCTCGGGCGAGATGGAAGCGGACAAGGACCTGTGGGAGGTGTGGCAGGTCAACGGCCTGGACTCCGACTCGCAGCTTGGGTTCCTTGGCGCGGTGACCGGCGCGCGCTGCTTCGTCCTGGTGTGGGGTGACCCCAACGACCCGGACATGCCGGTCGTCACGTTCGAGGATGCCTCGCAGTCCATCGTGGCCTACGAGCCCGGCTCCCGTACCCGCCGTCGTGCCGCACTCAAGCGCTGGCAGGACGGCAGCGAGGACTACGCCACTCTCTACCTGCCCGATGGGGTGTGGAAGTTCTGCCGGCCGCTCGCGCGTCAGGACAAGTCGCCGCAGATGGCTGACGTCGATGAGGAGATCAAGGGTTGGCAGCCGCGGGACATGGGCGACGAGCCGAATCCGCAGCCCAACCCGATGGGCCTCGTGCCGATGGTGGAGCTGCCGAACAAGCCGATGCTGGTGGACGAGCCCATGTCCGACGTGCAAGGCGTCATTGCCATGCAGGACGCCATCAACCTGCTGTGGGCGCAGCTCTTCACCGCCTCGGACTACGCGTCGTTCCCGCAGCGCGTCATCCTCGGCGCCGAGCCGCCCACGATCCCGAAGCTGAACAGCGCGGGCGAGATCGTCGGCAAGCAGCTGGTCGACATCACCAAGTTCGCCGTGGACCGCGTGATGATGTTCTCCGGCAAGGACACCAAGATCGCCGAGTGGCAGGCCGCGAACCTCGCCATGTACACCGGGATCATCGAGGTCGCCGTCGGCCACCTCGCCGCCCAGACCCGCACCCCGCAGCACTACCTCATCGGGAAGATGGCCAACCTGTCGGCCGACTCGCTGCTCGCCGCGGAGACCGGGCTCGTCCAGCGGGTCGACGAGAAGAAGCTGTGGTTCGGCCAGGGCCTGCGCGAGGTCGCCCGCCTGATCGCCCTCGCGAAGGGGCAGGAGGCCAAGGCCCGCGCGCTGCGCTCGGGCCGCGTGCTGTGGGCGGACTCCGAGTCCCGCAGCCATGCGCAGATGGCCGACGCGTTGCTGAAGCTGAAGCAGTTGGGGTTCCCGTTCCAGTGGCTGGCCCTCAAGTACGGGCTCACGCCCACCGAGGTCTCCGACATGCTGGCGATGAAGGAGGCTGAGCTGGAGATGGATCCGACAGCCGAGATCACCCGCCAGCTCATGGACGGCAGCTCGGCCGCCCCCAACCTGCCGACCGCGCCGGAGCCTGAGGGCGGGCAGGATCCAGCGGCATGA
- a CDS encoding 3'-5' exonuclease translates to MSWHTGRLCGFDLETTGTDVETDRIVTATVVQVGGGQPVAAADWLADPNIDIPEGAAQVHGITTEKARAEGKPAPEVVADILAALGQIIAAGIPIVAMNARYDLTLLDREAARHGLPPLLAGPVIDPLVLDKHVDRYRKGLRTLTALCEHYQVELGAAHTSSADALAACRVAWRIGNTHPAIATLQLAELHTAQVGWAAEQATSLQAHLRKTDPTAYCAPEWPLIPRQIGA, encoded by the coding sequence ATGAGCTGGCACACCGGCCGCCTGTGCGGCTTCGACCTGGAGACCACCGGCACCGACGTCGAGACCGACCGCATCGTCACCGCCACCGTCGTCCAGGTCGGCGGCGGCCAACCCGTCGCAGCTGCGGACTGGCTCGCCGACCCCAACATCGACATCCCCGAAGGCGCCGCGCAGGTCCACGGCATCACCACCGAAAAGGCCCGCGCCGAGGGCAAGCCCGCCCCGGAGGTCGTCGCCGACATCCTCGCCGCCCTCGGGCAGATCATCGCGGCCGGCATCCCGATTGTGGCGATGAACGCCCGCTACGACCTGACCCTGTTGGACCGCGAGGCCGCCCGCCACGGATTGCCTCCGCTCCTGGCCGGGCCGGTCATCGACCCTCTCGTCCTCGACAAGCACGTCGACCGCTACCGCAAGGGCCTCCGCACCCTGACGGCCCTGTGCGAGCACTACCAGGTCGAACTCGGCGCGGCGCACACCTCGTCCGCGGACGCGCTCGCCGCCTGCCGCGTCGCCTGGCGAATCGGCAACACCCACCCGGCCATCGCGACGCTCCAACTCGCCGAGCTGCACACCGCCCAAGTCGGTTGGGCCGCCGAGCAGGCCACCAGCCTCCAGGCCCACCTCCGCAAGACCGACCCCACCGCGTACTGCGCGCCCGAGTGGCCCCTCATCCCCCGCCAGATCGGAGCCTGA
- a CDS encoding DNA methylase, whose protein sequence is MPDTRPRLLDACCCAGGASMGYHHAGFDVTGIDIQPRPNYPFTFIQANAFQYIADHGHEYDAIHASWPCQHDAAITKGTNAHLRDTYADLYAQGRETMLATGRPWIIETTAARPDIVLCGTQFGLPILRHRKFEVHGWTPMAPPHTKHRGRVRGWRHGTYHNGPYIAAYGKGGGKGSVAEMQTALGIDWTNVHEELTEAIPPAYTRFLGEQLITQLAITPAA, encoded by the coding sequence ATGCCCGACACCCGCCCCCGCCTCCTCGACGCCTGCTGCTGCGCCGGCGGCGCCAGCATGGGCTACCACCACGCCGGATTCGACGTCACCGGCATCGACATCCAGCCCCGCCCCAACTACCCCTTCACATTCATCCAGGCCAACGCCTTCCAGTACATCGCCGACCACGGCCACGAGTACGACGCCATCCACGCCTCCTGGCCCTGCCAGCACGACGCCGCCATCACCAAGGGCACCAACGCCCACCTCCGCGACACCTACGCCGACCTGTACGCCCAAGGCCGCGAAACGATGCTCGCGACCGGCCGGCCCTGGATCATCGAGACCACCGCCGCCCGACCCGACATCGTCCTCTGCGGCACCCAGTTCGGCCTCCCGATCCTCCGCCACCGCAAGTTCGAGGTCCACGGCTGGACCCCCATGGCCCCGCCCCACACCAAGCACCGCGGCCGGGTCCGCGGATGGCGCCACGGCACCTACCACAACGGCCCCTACATCGCCGCCTACGGCAAGGGCGGCGGCAAGGGCTCAGTCGCCGAAATGCAGACCGCCCTCGGCATCGACTGGACCAACGTCCACGAGGAGCTGACCGAGGCCATCCCGCCCGCCTACACCCGCTTCCTCGGCGAACAGCTCATCACCCAACTCGCCATCACCCCCGCCGCCTGA